A window of the bacterium genome harbors these coding sequences:
- a CDS encoding DUF502 domain-containing protein encodes MFKKLRRYFFAGFLLVLPTALTVYFLLYVFYHIDGILYNYLNKYFHIRIPGVGFLIIIIFITLLGLLATNIIGKKIISLWHKLLTNTPLVNKIYTTIHQISEAFLGGNKSLFKSVVLVEYPRKGLYSLGFISNEAEGEIQEKTRETVIAVFLPTTPNPTSGMLIFVPKEDLVYLDMSVEDGMKAVISGGIYHPQRQNGLKM; translated from the coding sequence ATGTTTAAAAAATTAAGAAGATATTTTTTCGCAGGTTTTTTACTGGTTTTGCCTACCGCATTGACCGTTTATTTCCTGCTTTACGTATTTTACCATATTGACGGGATTCTTTACAATTATTTAAATAAATATTTTCATATACGCATACCTGGCGTAGGCTTTTTGATAATTATTATTTTTATAACACTGTTAGGTTTGCTGGCGACTAATATCATAGGGAAAAAAATTATATCTTTGTGGCATAAATTGCTAACCAATACGCCGCTGGTAAACAAGATTTATACGACTATACACCAGATCAGCGAGGCATTTTTAGGAGGCAATAAAAGTCTTTTTAAATCTGTTGTTTTGGTGGAATACCCGAGAAAGGGGCTATATTCGCTTGGTTTTATCAGCAACGAAGCTGAAGGTGAAATACAGGAAAAAACCAGGGAAACGGTCATCGCGGTTTTTCTGCCCACTACGCCAAATCCGACATCAGGCATGCTTATTTTTGTGCCGAAAGAGGATTTGGTTTATCTTGATATGTCGGTTGAAGACGGAATGAAAGCTGTAATATCCGGGGGGATTTATCATCCGCAAAGACAAAATGGACTAAAAATGTAA